The proteins below come from a single Rosa rugosa chromosome 2, drRosRugo1.1, whole genome shotgun sequence genomic window:
- the LOC133732094 gene encoding indole-3-acetaldehyde oxidase-like: MAGTSLVFAVNRQRFHLPTVDPSTTLLEFLRSHTRFKSVKLSCGEGGCGACVVLLSKYDPVLDRVEDFAVSSCLTLLCSVNLCSITTSEGLGNSRDGFHAIHQRFSGFHASQCGFCTPGMCVSLFSALVNAEKKTDRVEAPPGFSKLTVSEAEKAIAGNLCRCTGYRSIADACKSFSADVDMEDLGFNSFWRKGDSKQAKIDSLPPYNPESEVCTFPEFLKNEIRSLSSFLDSKRYGWYSPATIDELKSLVEANDSGDSMKLVVGNTGTGYYKELTGYDKYIDLRYVPELSIIRMDPTGLNVGAIVTITKVIEALKKKTKGELISRGELVFERIARHMDKIASGFLRNTASIGGNLVMAQRKNFPSDIATILLAVDSTVNIMSGSRSEIIMLEDFLKRAPLDPKSVLLSVKIPNGEAVTKVSAGSNTMLLFETYRAAPRPLGNALPYLNAAFLAEVSSCKTSTGFVVHHCCLAFGAYGTKHAIRARKVEDFLNGKTLSAGVLYEAIKLVRATVVPEEGTTSPAYRSSLACGFLFEFFSPYINSDTEISDGFLFPTSKMNKNQCCNDEIPSVLSSAKQVLNLSADYDPVGKPIIKSGAAIQASGEAVYVDDIPSPTNCLHGAFIYSTKPLVRVKGIKFKTKPQPDGVSAVLSFKDIPNGGENVGSMTIFGTEPLFADDLTQCAGQRLAFLVADTQKNADLAANFVDVDYEMESIERPILSVEEAIKRSSFFEVPPFLYPKQVGDISKGMALADHKITSAEIKLGSQYYFYMETQTALAVPDEDNCIVVYTSSQCPQFQHSVIAKCLGIPESNVRVITRRVGGGFGGKAVKSIPVATACALAAHKLHRPVRIYVNRKTDMIMAGGRHPMKIIYSVGFKSDGKITALQLDILIDAGMSPDISPILPNNVLGALKKYDWGALSFDVKVCKTNNPSRSAMRGPGEVQGSFIAEAVIEHVASTLSMEVDCVRNINLHTHCSLDLFYENSAGEPLEYTLPLIWDKLAMSSSFNQRTEMVKEFNKCNKWRKRGISRVPIVHEVSLRTTPGKVSILSDGSVVVEVGGIELGQGLWTKVKQMAAFALGSIQCNDSGDLLDKVRVVQSDTVSLIQGGFTAGSTTSESSCQAVRLSCDILVERLAPLKKILQEQMGSIKWEMLIEKAYLQALNLSASSFYVPDFTSMQYLNYGAAVSEVEVDLLTGETRILQSDIIYDCGQSLNPAVDLGQIEGAFVQGIGFFMLEEYMENSEGLVISNGTWTYKIPSIDTIPKQFNVEILNSGQHSKRVLSSKASGEPPLLLAVSVHCAARAAIKESRKQLLQWGGLDGSASMFQMTVPATMPVVKELCGLESVESYLEWIAGRK; the protein is encoded by the exons ATGGCCGGAACTAGCTTGGTCTTCGCTGTTAATCGCCAGAGGTTTCACCTCCCTACTGTTGATCCTTCTACCACTCTGCTCGAGTTTCTCCGTTCCCACACTCGCTTCAAGAGCGTCAAGCTCTCCTGTGGcgaag GTGGTTGTGGTGCTTGTGTTGTGCTACTGTCCAAGTATGATCCTGTTCTTGACAGAGTGGAGGATTTTGCTGTTAGTTCATGTCTCACTCTACTCTGCAGCGTAAACCTATGCTCTATTACCACCTCTGAAGGCCTCGGCAATAGTAGAGATGGTTTTCATGCAATTCACCAGAGGTTCAGCGGTTTCCACGCTTCTCAATGCGGGTTTTGTACTCCGGGGATGTGTGTTTCACTCTTTTCGGCTCTTGTCAATGCTGAAAAGAAGACCGATCGAGTGGAGGCCCCTCCCGGGTTCTCCAAGCTGACTGTGTCTGAAGCTGAGAAGGCTATTGCAGGAAACCTCTGTCGCTGTACTGGGTATCGTTCCATTGCTGATGCCTGCAAGAGCTTTTCGGCTGATGTTGACATGGAGGATTTGGGGTTCAACTCCTTTTGGAGGAAGGGAGACAGTAAGCAAGCGAAGATAGATAGTTTGCCTCCTTATAATCCTGAGAGTGAGGTTTGTACATTCCCTGAGTTTTTGAAAAATGAAATCAGGTCCTTGTCGTCGTTTTTGGATTCCAAGAGATATGGTTGGTACAGTCCAGCTACTATTGACGAGCTGAAGAGCTTAGTGGAAGCAAATGATTCTGGTGATAGTATGAAGTTGGTTGTTGGTAACACAGGGACGGGGTATTACAAGGAGTTAACAGGTTATGACAAATACATTGATCTCAGATATGTTCCTGAACTATCAATAATTAGGATGGATCCGACGGGTCTTAATGTAGGAGCAATTGTAACCATCACTAAAGTTATTGAAGCTTTGAAGAAGAAAACCAAAGGTGAACTTATCTCAAGAGGTGAGCTAGTGTTTGAAAGAATTGCCAGGCATATGGATAAAATTGCTTCAGGGTTTCTCAGAAATACAGCTAGTATAGGAGGGAATTTAGTGATGGCACAAAGAAAGAACTTTCCTTCAGATATTGCTACAATACTTCTCGCTGTGGATTCAACAGTGAATATCATGAGTGGTTCTAGATCTGAAATTATTATGTTGGAGGATTTTCTGAAAAGAGCCCCATTGGATCCCAAAAGTGTACTTTTAAGTGTTAAAATCCCAAACGGGGAAGCAGTTACAAAAGTTTCTGCAGGATCCAATACTATGTTGCTATTTGAAACCTATAGAGCTGCACCCAGACCGCTAGGAAATGCATTGCCTTATTTGAATGCTGCTTTCTTGGCTGAAGTTTCTTCATGTAAAACTTCTACTGGATTTGTGGTACATCACTGCTGTCTGGCTTTTGGTGCTTATGGGACTAAACATGCAATTAGAGCAAGAAAGGTTGAAGACTTTTTAAACGGAAAAACCTTGAGTGCTGGTGTTTTGTATGAAGCGATTAAGTTAGTTCGAGCTACTGTGGTTCCTGAAGAAGGCACTACGAGTCCTGCTTACAGGTCAAGCTTGGCTTGTGGTTTTCTTTTTGAGTTCTTTAGCCCCTATATTAACAGTGACACCGAAATTTCTGATGGTTTCTTGTTCCCTACTTCTAAGATGAATAAGAACCAATGTTGCAATGATGAGATTCCATCTGTTCTATCATCAGCTAAACAAGTGCTTAATTTAAGTGCAGACTATGATCCAGTCGGCAAGCCAATTATAAAATCTGGAGCTGCCATCCAAGCTTCAG GTGAGGCTGTGTATGTAGATGACATTCCGTCACCGACAAATTGCTTGCATGGAGCGTTCATTTATAGCACAAAGCCTCTTGTACGGGTTAAGGGAATAAAATTTAAAACTAAACCACAGCCAGATGGAGTTTCTGCTGTCTTATCTTTTAAAGATATCCCCAATGGTGGGGAGAATGTGGGATCTATGACTATTTTTGGTACTGAACCTCTTTTTGCTGATGATCTTACTCAATGCGCTGGTCAGCGTCTTGCCTTTTTG GTTGCAGATACCCAGAAAAATGCAGATTTGGCTGCAAATTTTGTGGATGTTGATTATGAAATGGAAAGTATAGAGCGACCTATACTATCCGTAGAGGAGGCTATTAAGAGGTCTAGTTTTTTTGAGGTCCCTCCTTTCTTATACCCGAAGCAAGTTGGTGACATATCAAAAGGAATGGCTTTAGCTGATCACAAGATTACATCTGCTGAG ATCAAACTTGGTTCACAATATTATTTCTACATGGAGACACAAACTGCCCTTGCTGTACCAGATGAAGACAACTGCATAGTGGTTTATACTTCAAGTCAGTGTCCTCAGTTTCAACACTCAGTCATCGCAAAGTGTCTTGGCATTCCTGAAAGTAATGTCCGTGTCATTACAAGGAGGGTTGGTGGGGGTTTTGGTGGAAAGGCCGTAAAATCCATTCCT GTCGCAACTGCATGTGCACTAGCAGCACACAAATTACACCGCCCTGTCAGGATATATGTCAATCGCAAGACTGATATGATAATGGCAGGAGGAAGGCATCCCATGAAGATAATTTACAGTGTGGGATTCAAGTCTGATGGGAAGATTACAGCTTTACAACTTGATATATTAATTGATGCAGGGATGTCCCCAGATATAAGTCCAATTCTGCCAAACAATGTTCTGGGTGCACTTAAGAAGTATGATTGGGGTGCTCTGTCTTTTGATGTAAAGGTATGCAAAACTAACAATCCAAGTAGGTCTGCTATGCGGGGTCCTGGGGAGGTGCAGGGGTCATTTATTGCTGAAGCTGTAATTGAACATGTAGCATCTACCCTTTCTATGGAAGTGGATTGTGTGAGAAATATAAATCTTCACACACATTGCAGCCTTGATTTATTTTATGAGAATAGTGCGGGTGAACCTCTCGAGTATACTTTACCTTTAATTTGGGACAAGCTGGCCATGTCTTCAAGCTTTAACCAAAGGACTGAAATGGtaaaagaatttaataaatgcAATAAATGGCGGAAAAGAGGAATTTCTCGAGTACCTATAGTACATGAAGTTTCATTGAGAACAACACCAGGGAAAGTGAGCATTCTAAGCGATGGTTCTGTTGTTGTTGAAGTTGGAGGGATTGAACTGGGTCAGGGTCTCTGGACAAAAGTAAAACAGATGGCTGCTTTCGCTCTTGGTTCCATTCAATGTAATGATAGTGGAGACCTTTTGGATAAAGTACGGGTGGTACAATCTGATACAGTTAGCTTAATTCAAGGAGGATTTACTGCTGGAAGCACTACATCTGAGTCAAGTTGCCAGGCAGTAAGGTTATCCTGTGATATTTTGGTTGAGAGGCTAGCTCCTCTCAAGAAAATATTGCAGGAGCAAATGGGTTCTATTAAATGGGAGATGCTTATTGAAAAG GCGTACTTGCAAGCCTTGAATTTATCAGCAAGTTCTTTCTACGTTCCTGATTTTACTTCCATGCAATATCTCAACTATGGTGCTGCAGTGAGTGAG GTTGAGGTAGATCTTCTGACTGGAGAAACTAGAATATTGCAATCAGATATTATCTACGATTGCGGTCAGAGTCTCAACCCTGCTGTGGATTTAGGACAG ATCGAAGGTGCTTTTGTTCAAGGAATTGGGTTTTTCATGCTTGAAGAATACATGGAAAATTCCGAGGGATTGGTGATTTCTAATGG
- the LOC133732113 gene encoding uncharacterized protein LOC133732113 isoform X2, which yields MLHLVKPLRPHLRHLRLAHFKAPKPPKPPESPLKPPNPPQKPETFTLHDHTWQDPYSWMSKLNDKVAMRHMDMYMEQEDKYTEAVMYGTDRLQSKLQSEMASRLSFDLSTPPLKFGPWLYYRRVEEGKQFPVLCRRLASLHDEFISHKSPSAGFDFTSGKRIEQKLIDYNQEAQRFGGYAYEELSEVSPDHRFIAYTMYDKDKDLFRLSVRNLNSGALCSKPQAERVSNLAWAKDGQALLYVVTDQNKRPYRMYCSMIGSTDEDVLVFEESDNNVFVNIRHTKDFRFVTVNTFSTASSKVFLINAADPLSGLNLVWQCEGIAHCVLEHHQGYIFLFTDAAKGGQSVDNHYLLRSPVDSSSSPRIWEDVFVSDPDWVFEDVDFSHTHLVLNIREGRNFRLCSVALPLPAGKGPVHLKERHPQFLPLPKYVSQISPGPNYDYHSSKMRFTISSPVMPNAVVDYDLSNGNWKIIQQQNILHERTKVLYGTTSSASISEKTLNTDNLNSANEVSPDDQQLWNDLSEFYACEQHNVSSYDGVLVPLTVVYSCKNKKEDQNPGLLHVHGAYGELLDKRWRSELKSLLDRGWMVAYADVRGGGGGGKKWHHDGRCTKKINSIKDFIACANFLVDKEIVHEKKLAASGYSAGGLVVASAINQCPHLFTAAVLKFRLLGSIFRCNEHSSLSHYTAHSR from the exons ATGCTCCACCTGGTAAAACCCCTCCGCCCCCATCTCCGCCATCTACGGTTGGCCCACTTCAAGGCCCCAAAGCCCCCAAAGCCGCCGGAATCCCCTCTGAAGCCGCCAAACCCTCCCCAGAAGCCCGAAACCTTCACCCTCCACGATCACACGTGGCAGGACCCCTACAGCTGGATGTCCAAGCTCAACGACAAGGTCGCCATGCGACACATGGACAtgtacatggaacaagaagacaAGTACACCGAAGCTGTCATGTACGGCACCGACCGCCTCCAGAGCAAGCTCCAGTCTGAGATGGCCTCCCGCTTATCCTTCGACCTCTCCACTCCTCCTCTCAAATTCGGACCATG GTTGTACTACCGGCGCGTGGAGGAAGGTAAGCAGTTTCCGGTGCTGTGTCGTCGACTCGCGAGTTTACACGACGAGTTCATTTCTCATAAGTCGCCTTCTGCTGGGTTTGATTTTACTTCCGGTAAGAGAATTGAGCAGAAGCTGATTGATTACAATCAAGAAGCTCAAAGATTTGGAG GTTATGCATATGAAGAATTATCGGAAGTTTCGCCGGATCATCGGTTTATTGCTTATACAATGTATGATAAAGACAAGGACTTGTTTAGGTTGTCTGTTAGGAACTTGAATTCTGGTGCATTGTGTAGTAAGCCTCAAGCGGAGCGTGTTTCGAATTTGGCTTGGGCCAAAGACGGGCAGGCATTGCTTTATGTTGTTACCGATCAGAACAAGCGGCCATATAG GATGTATTGTAGCATGATTGGATCGACTGATGAGGAcgttttggtttttgaagaatCGGATAATAATGTGTTTGTCAACATTAGACACACGAAAGATTTCCGGTTTGTGACTGTAAATACCTTCTCTACCGCGTCTTCCAAG GTCTTTTTGATAAATGCAGCTGATCCATTGTCGGGGTTGAACTTAGTTTGGCAGTGTGAAGGTATAGCGCATTGCGTACTTGAGCATCACCAaggatatatttttctgtttaCAGATGCTGCGAAAGGAGGGCAGTCAGTTGATAACCATTATCTCCTTCGTAGTCCTGTGGATTCTTCGAGCAGTCCAAGAATATGGGAG GATGTATTCGTCAGTGACCCAGACTGGGTTTTTGAGGATGTGGATTTCAGTCATACACACTTGGTACTTAATATAAGGGAAGGGCGAAACTTTAGACTTTGTTCTGTTGCTTTACCTTTGCCTGCTGGGAAG GGACCAGTTCATCTAAAAGAGCGTCACCCACAATTCTTGCCTCTTCCAAAATATGTTTCGCAAATTTCACCTGGACCAAATTATGACTACCATTCATCAAAGATGCGCTTTACAATATCGTCACCTGTG ATGCCAAATGCTGTGGTTGATTATGACCTGTCAAATGGAAACTGGAAGATCATTCAACAGCAGAATATTCTTCATGAAAGAACAAAGGTTTTGTATGGAACAACTTCTTCAGCAAGCATCAGCGAGAAAACCTTAAATACAGATAATTTGAATTCTGCAAATGAAGTCAGCCCTGATGATCAGCAGTTGTGGAATGATCTTTCTGAGTTTTATGCTTGTGAACAGCATAATGTCTCTTCTTATGATGGAGTCTTGGTTCCATTGACTGTTGTATACtcttgcaaaaacaagaaagagGATCAGAACCCTGGATTGCTTCATGTGCATGGAGCTTATGGTGAGCTACTCGATAAAAGGTGGCGCAGTGAGTTGAAAAGCCTTCTTGATCGTGGTTGGATGGTTGCCTATGCTGATGTTAG AGGTGGAGGCGGTGGAGGTAAGAAGTGGCATCATGATGGAAGATGTACAAAGAAGATTAATTCCATCAAGGATTTTATAGCCTGTGCCAATTTCCTTGTTGACAAAGAAATTGTCCATGAAAAAAAGCTCGCTGCTTCAGGTTATAGTGCTGGAGGACTTGTAGTTGCTTCAGCCATCAATCAATGCCCACATTTGTTTACTGCTGCAGTTTTGAAG TTTCGCTTGTTAGGTTCCATTTTTAGATGCAACGAGCACTCTTCTCTATCCCATTATACCGCTCACAGCCGTTGA
- the LOC133732113 gene encoding uncharacterized protein LOC133732113 isoform X1 — protein MLHLVKPLRPHLRHLRLAHFKAPKPPKPPESPLKPPNPPQKPETFTLHDHTWQDPYSWMSKLNDKVAMRHMDMYMEQEDKYTEAVMYGTDRLQSKLQSEMASRLSFDLSTPPLKFGPWLYYRRVEEGKQFPVLCRRLASLHDEFISHKSPSAGFDFTSGKRIEQKLIDYNQEAQRFGGYAYEELSEVSPDHRFIAYTMYDKDKDLFRLSVRNLNSGALCSKPQAERVSNLAWAKDGQALLYVVTDQNKRPYRMYCSMIGSTDEDVLVFEESDNNVFVNIRHTKDFRFVTVNTFSTASSKVFLINAADPLSGLNLVWQCEGIAHCVLEHHQGYIFLFTDAAKGGQSVDNHYLLRSPVDSSSSPRIWEDVFVSDPDWVFEDVDFSHTHLVLNIREGRNFRLCSVALPLPAGKGPVHLKERHPQFLPLPKYVSQISPGPNYDYHSSKMRFTISSPVMPNAVVDYDLSNGNWKIIQQQNILHERTKVLYGTTSSASISEKTLNTDNLNSANEVSPDDQQLWNDLSEFYACEQHNVSSYDGVLVPLTVVYSCKNKKEDQNPGLLHVHGAYGELLDKRWRSELKSLLDRGWMVAYADVRGGGGGGKKWHHDGRCTKKINSIKDFIACANFLVDKEIVHEKKLAASGYSAGGLVVASAINQCPHLFTAAVLKVPFLDATSTLLYPIIPLTAVDYEEFGYPGDINDFHAIRDYSPYDNIQKDVLYPAVLISSSFNTRFGVWEAAKWVARVRELTVYDPKRPILLNLTTDIVEENRYLQCKESALETAFLIKAMES, from the exons ATGCTCCACCTGGTAAAACCCCTCCGCCCCCATCTCCGCCATCTACGGTTGGCCCACTTCAAGGCCCCAAAGCCCCCAAAGCCGCCGGAATCCCCTCTGAAGCCGCCAAACCCTCCCCAGAAGCCCGAAACCTTCACCCTCCACGATCACACGTGGCAGGACCCCTACAGCTGGATGTCCAAGCTCAACGACAAGGTCGCCATGCGACACATGGACAtgtacatggaacaagaagacaAGTACACCGAAGCTGTCATGTACGGCACCGACCGCCTCCAGAGCAAGCTCCAGTCTGAGATGGCCTCCCGCTTATCCTTCGACCTCTCCACTCCTCCTCTCAAATTCGGACCATG GTTGTACTACCGGCGCGTGGAGGAAGGTAAGCAGTTTCCGGTGCTGTGTCGTCGACTCGCGAGTTTACACGACGAGTTCATTTCTCATAAGTCGCCTTCTGCTGGGTTTGATTTTACTTCCGGTAAGAGAATTGAGCAGAAGCTGATTGATTACAATCAAGAAGCTCAAAGATTTGGAG GTTATGCATATGAAGAATTATCGGAAGTTTCGCCGGATCATCGGTTTATTGCTTATACAATGTATGATAAAGACAAGGACTTGTTTAGGTTGTCTGTTAGGAACTTGAATTCTGGTGCATTGTGTAGTAAGCCTCAAGCGGAGCGTGTTTCGAATTTGGCTTGGGCCAAAGACGGGCAGGCATTGCTTTATGTTGTTACCGATCAGAACAAGCGGCCATATAG GATGTATTGTAGCATGATTGGATCGACTGATGAGGAcgttttggtttttgaagaatCGGATAATAATGTGTTTGTCAACATTAGACACACGAAAGATTTCCGGTTTGTGACTGTAAATACCTTCTCTACCGCGTCTTCCAAG GTCTTTTTGATAAATGCAGCTGATCCATTGTCGGGGTTGAACTTAGTTTGGCAGTGTGAAGGTATAGCGCATTGCGTACTTGAGCATCACCAaggatatatttttctgtttaCAGATGCTGCGAAAGGAGGGCAGTCAGTTGATAACCATTATCTCCTTCGTAGTCCTGTGGATTCTTCGAGCAGTCCAAGAATATGGGAG GATGTATTCGTCAGTGACCCAGACTGGGTTTTTGAGGATGTGGATTTCAGTCATACACACTTGGTACTTAATATAAGGGAAGGGCGAAACTTTAGACTTTGTTCTGTTGCTTTACCTTTGCCTGCTGGGAAG GGACCAGTTCATCTAAAAGAGCGTCACCCACAATTCTTGCCTCTTCCAAAATATGTTTCGCAAATTTCACCTGGACCAAATTATGACTACCATTCATCAAAGATGCGCTTTACAATATCGTCACCTGTG ATGCCAAATGCTGTGGTTGATTATGACCTGTCAAATGGAAACTGGAAGATCATTCAACAGCAGAATATTCTTCATGAAAGAACAAAGGTTTTGTATGGAACAACTTCTTCAGCAAGCATCAGCGAGAAAACCTTAAATACAGATAATTTGAATTCTGCAAATGAAGTCAGCCCTGATGATCAGCAGTTGTGGAATGATCTTTCTGAGTTTTATGCTTGTGAACAGCATAATGTCTCTTCTTATGATGGAGTCTTGGTTCCATTGACTGTTGTATACtcttgcaaaaacaagaaagagGATCAGAACCCTGGATTGCTTCATGTGCATGGAGCTTATGGTGAGCTACTCGATAAAAGGTGGCGCAGTGAGTTGAAAAGCCTTCTTGATCGTGGTTGGATGGTTGCCTATGCTGATGTTAG AGGTGGAGGCGGTGGAGGTAAGAAGTGGCATCATGATGGAAGATGTACAAAGAAGATTAATTCCATCAAGGATTTTATAGCCTGTGCCAATTTCCTTGTTGACAAAGAAATTGTCCATGAAAAAAAGCTCGCTGCTTCAGGTTATAGTGCTGGAGGACTTGTAGTTGCTTCAGCCATCAATCAATGCCCACATTTGTTTACTGCTGCAGTTTTGAAG GTTCCATTTTTAGATGCAACGAGCACTCTTCTCTATCCCATTATACCGCTCACAGCCGTTGACTATGAAGAGTTTGGATACCCTGGGGACATTAATGATTTTCATGCTATACGTGACTATTCTCCATACGACAATATTCAGAAGGATGTTCTCTATCCAGCTGTATTGATATCCTCGTCTTTCAATACACG TTTTGGAGTGTGGGAAGCTGCAAAATGGGTTGCACGAGTTCGTGAACTTACAGTTTATGACCCAAAGCGTCCAATACTGCTTAATTTGACAACAGACATAGTAGAGGAAAACAGGTACCTCCAGTGCAAGGAATCGGCACTAGAGACTGCATTTCTTATAAAGGCAATGGAATCGTAG